The nucleotide window ACTGTTGTCTGGTACCAGGCCTCCCCGACGTAGTCCCGGATGGCGGCGTCGGCGAAGACGTCGTTGTAGCTTGCCGGCACAGGCACCTCCCGGGCTCCCGGAAGCGAGCGGTTCCACCATTGTTGGTCCCGGCCGGCCCCGTCCGGGTCGAGCGTGAAGCGCCACAGACCGTCGAGAAGCTTCCGCTCACGGGTCGAGGTTTCTTTAGGTTGGAGCACCGATCAGCGCTCCGATCCGGTTCGGTACCTGGAGGCGAGCACGATCAGCTCGACGCAGGCGCCTATGCCGAGTGCGACGGCGTCCAGCCTCAGGTGATACAGGCTTGGATCGTCCCCGTCCACGCCGTAGAAGTCCCAGACGTACTCCCGGCGCGCGCGGTCGTGCGAGGTGACGAGGCGCTCGGCGGTTCGGCGGTCGACCTGCTCGGCCTCCATGACCTGTGCGACCCGGCCGTCCTGAGGTCCGTCAAGGTAGACGTGGAGCACGCCGGGCAAGGAGGCGAGCACGACGGCACCACCCCGGCCGACCACGACCCCTCCGGCGCGGCCGGCGCGGACCATAAACGAGTCGATCTCGCCCCTCAACCTCTGCTCTTCGAGACCCACCCGTTCCACCTGGCGGCCCGTGGCAGTCCTCGCATCGCTAACCCGGGCCAGGGTCGCAACGAGCCGGTCGACGCCGCCCTTGGGACGATCGCCGGCTCCAACCGCGTGCTCGGTCAGACCCGTCCGCTCGGCGATCGCCGACGTGATTGCGCGGTCGAAGAACTCAACTTCGAGCCGGTCCGCGACTCGCTGTCCCACAATTGCCCCGCCCGTGCCGTAGAGGGCCGCCAATGTAACCACGGGACGACGATCGGCTTGGACCAAGCTCATGGGCCTCCGCACCCTAAATGAACCACCCTGGTGTCCGGAACGATACCCGATTCGCGGTCATGATTAGCCGATGGATCGGAAGTCCATAGCAGAGTCGCTCCGGAGCGCAGTCATGCGATCACTGCGCCGAGTAGGCGCCGATTTGTGGCCGCTTCTCCAGGGGACGGCCGCCGCCACCGCAGCCTGGCTGATCGCCAGGTACCTCCTGGACCACGCGGAGCCCTTCTTCGCTCCGATCGCCGCTTTGGTCGCCCTCAACACCTCCCTCGGTGAGCGCGGTCGCAATGCCCTTCGGTTGCTGCAGGGCGTGATCGCCGGAATCGCCGTCGGCGAGCTCACACTACTGACCCTCGGAGGCGGCTTTGGGTCGCTCGCGATCGCTATCCTGGCGGCGACGGTCCTCGCCCGGGCGCTTAGCGGTGCCCGGATCACAGTCGCGCAGGCGGCAGTGAGCGCGATTATCGTCGTGGCCCGGGTGGACGCCTCCGCCGGGGTTACGAGGCTTGTCGATGCCCTCGTCGGAGCCGGGGTAGCGCTCGTCTTCAGCCAGCTTCTTTTTTCACCCGAACCCATTAGGTTCCTGCGTCGCGCCGAACGTGCGGCACTGTCCAGGATGGCGGAAGGGCTCGCCTCCACCGCGAAGGCGTTGGAGGAGGACGACG belongs to Actinomycetota bacterium and includes:
- a CDS encoding cytidylate kinase family protein; translation: MSLVQADRRPVVTLAALYGTGGAIVGQRVADRLEVEFFDRAITSAIAERTGLTEHAVGAGDRPKGGVDRLVATLARVSDARTATGRQVERVGLEEQRLRGEIDSFMVRAGRAGGVVVGRGGAVVLASLPGVLHVYLDGPQDGRVAQVMEAEQVDRRTAERLVTSHDRARREYVWDFYGVDGDDPSLYHLRLDAVALGIGACVELIVLASRYRTGSER
- a CDS encoding FUSC family protein, which encodes MDRKSIAESLRSAVMRSLRRVGADLWPLLQGTAAATAAWLIARYLLDHAEPFFAPIAALVALNTSLGERGRNALRLLQGVIAGIAVGELTLLTLGGGFGSLAIAILAATVLARALSGARITVAQAAVSAIIVVARVDASAGVTRLVDALVGAGVALVFSQLLFSPEPIRFLRRAERAALSRMAEGLASTAKALEEDDDEPARKAVASFRDLRDDLSELGRVRRASTRVARRSLAWRSQLEPVVQEKENAGHLDLLGSSCLMLARTAASLGSDERRELAPHVRALAEALSDVAGDLGARTTRQHAADRGLAVAAGISAGGDRPGPAFAAAVMSVRMVATDLMIFAGIEPAEAAAAVLEGIESRRVAVPPASGRPLGWLRRVKLPFRRAQ
- a CDS encoding beta-glucuronidase; translation: MLQPKETSTRERKLLDGLWRFTLDPDGAGRDQQWWNRSLPGAREVPVPASYNDVFADAAIRDYVGEAWYQTTV